AAGTTGAGTTATAAAATTGTAAAAATAAATGTGGCAGGTCTTCCTGGCCTGCCACATATGACGAGAAGGTTGCTCTTACTCTGTTTTGGCATTGGGTGTAAACAATTGTTTGCCCAGGAGCCTGAAATCACCGATGGCTTTTTGAGCTCTGGGAGAGGCCATCCACCTGGAAAAGGTTTTTGCCAGATCGTTTTTGACTTTTTTGCATCTCTCAGGGTTAACTTCCAGGACGCTGTATTGATTTAAGAGTTCTTTATCCCCTTCAACCAGAATTACCAAAGAGGGGTTACCCTTCATGTTTGCTTCATATTTGATGTAAGTTCCCCTGTCTGTCAAAGTGTAGCCCTCACGCTCCACCGCCACATTAATAGTAGCCAGCATTCCTTGTCCAGTCTGGATGTACCAGGATTCCTTGTCCAGGTTAGATATGCCAGCAGCCTTCCACAGTTTTTTCTCTTTTTTGTTGGTTCCAGAATTATCTCCCCGGCTTACAAAAGGAGCTTTCTTTTCAGCCAATTTGACCAGGGCCTGGGTAACGGAAAGCCCTTTGATTCCAGCCGGATCTTGCTTGGGGCCGATGATGACAAAATCGTTGTACATAATCTCCCGGCGGTTGATACCATACCCTTGTTTCACGTATTTTTTCTCCGCAGAAGGGGCATGCACCAAGAGAACGTCCACATCGCAGTTTTTCCCTAACTCCAGGGCCTTACCAGTACCAACAGCCACCCATTGTAACTCGATGCCCGTATCTTTTTTAAAAAGAGGGGCTAACACGTCCAACAAACCTGTATTGTCAGTGCTGGTAGTTGTGGCCATGCGTAACACTTTTTCTTGTGCATGGCTCAAGCCAGAAAAAGCAAACGTGAGTAACAGGGTCAAAAAAACAATAGCCGTCTTTGTCCTCATACCTTTCTTCACAGTAACCTCCTAACTTTTTATTGGTTTGTGTTTTATTTGTTTAAGTTACTACAAGACCCATCTGTTGATGAAGTAAAAAGAGCTGTATATATTTGAGCTTATTGGGACTCGGCTGTTCGTCGGTTACCATTTACCCTGTGATTTTTTTTATTAAACTATTCTAAAAAGAAAAAAATATGGTAAGTACCTTTTTACAGGCCTGTTTTTATGTCTAAAATGATACAGAAAGGTTCTGTTTTAGAGAAAACTTTTGAAATGTCAAGAGGTTTATCTCTAAAACGCAAGGATACGACTTTCCGGAAAAAAATAAAACCGACCACTCAAAAAACAAGGTTAAGTGAGCTTTTAATAGGGTGTATCCGATAGCTGCGTTTGGGTTGAGTGGTTGAGTAGGAGAGTGGGTGAGTTGGTGAAGAGAAAAAACAATCAGCAAGTTTTATGGGTCCAGGCATTTGTACCAACATGAATGAAATCAGGATTGAAAAAAATTATGAAGAATTATCTTCTGAGTAAGGTTTGTCCACAGACTCTAATGCCCTGGGGATGTGTTGTATAATCTCTTCAATCTGAGTGGCAGGGGTAGGTTTGGCGTAATGTCCAGCCAGCCGATTGGCCTTGGCTGCGACCACGCAGGCCCTTTCTATGTCCATTCCTGAATGGATCAAGGCGGAAACCATTCCCGTTATGGTATCACCGGTGCCGCCAATGGCCTCCATGGCTTCTTCTGTCGGTCCTTCTATACTGGCCAAAATTTTGCCTTGGTGAGCCACATGGTCCTGCTTGCCTTTAACCAGTAAATAGCGAGCTGCGTTCTGATGTTTGTATGCCCGGGTAATCAGGTCCATGGCCTGGTTGTCTTCATGGAGAATAAAACCGCGGGTGTAAAAAGGATGTGGAGCCTCTTCATCGGCCAGAAAGGCCAGTTCTCCTATGTCTGGAGTAAACAGGTCGTATTCTTCAGCCTGGCCGCTCATCTTGGCCGCGTACATGAAGCCGGCGTCGGCAATTAATGTGGGTCTGGGGTCTATTTCCTGGAGAGCGAATAAAACCCGGTTGTGCCAGTCCACATCTGGTTGTAGATAGTGAAAGGTTACGGTACTGAGGCCTAGATTTTTAACCTCGTTTTCTAGATACGCATACAATTTGCGACTACCATGACCAAGACCTATATCCCCCACCAGCAAAGCCAAAGGCTCTGGTAAACCTAAAACCTGGCAAGTTTTACACACCGCACCCAAAAGAGCAGGCGTGCCTCTGCTCATTTCTACTTCCTGGTCTTCAATGTGGATCTTGCCTTGTTTTAAGGTGACTTTTCCTATTGTCAGGGGAAAATCCTGGTCTGGAACTGTACCCACTATCCCAAGCATAGTCTTTTCATCTCCTTAAAAGCCAGTTCAAGGGCATATCCGCAAAGTGTATGTCCAATATCTCTTGGGTGAGGGGCGTCCTGCAACTTCTTGCCACATAGGTTTTTGGCCAGATAAGGCACATCAGGGCATCCCCCTCCGGAAACATTGACAATGGTCAGGGTCTTTTTATCAACGGTCAATTTCATATTGGCAGCCCGAACCATGAGCCAATCTCCAAAATCCTTAACATGAAATAAATCTACAGGTTCAAGTAATGGGCTGTTTACAGGTACGACCTCTTTTGGAGTTAAACTGGCATTGCGCAGAGAGCGGAGGATGTTTAACTCCTCAATCAAAGGGAATTCTATGACCAGGTCACACCCGGTACGAATCTCAGGTGGCGGACCCATGACCTTGATCTCCCAGCCGGAAGACTTAAGGGTACTTTCTGCTCGGATGACCTCGCTGGTGTGATTAAAGACTAGAATGCCCCGATCCCATTTGGGACCGCTTTTTTTAGAGGATGGCTTTTTTCTAAATTTAAAAAACATACGGTGTGAAAATGAGTTTTGATGATTTGAGTTTAGACTTTATAGCAAAGCGCATGGGCATAGTCCATGCGCTTTGCTTCTTATATCGAGAAACACTCCTCCAATCACACAACTCGTTATTTTTCAAGAATTATTTTGTACTCATCATTTTCTGTTTCGATTTCTTTTACTTGCCACCCTTGACTGCCGGCAGCGCGGATCACGTTTTCCCTGGAGGTATCAGTATCCACCAGAACTATTAATTCGTTACTTGAAGTTGTTTTAATTGCATCCATAACCAGGAGAACGGGTTGCGGGCAGGATAGTCCGCGTGCATCAATCGTTTTCGCTCTTTCGCTCATTGTTCCCTCCCTATCTCAAATCACGAATTACGCTTTCTTGCGCATGGTGAAGCCAATAAACAGACAAACTAATAAACCAATAATAACCGCGGCCATACCGTGGGGACCAATTCCCTTGGGTGAGCTGGCCAGACCGAAATTATGTGCAAAGCCGGCGCCGACTATCATACCCAGGACAAACACGGCAGCATCTCCATCTCCTTCACCGGCCATAAATAACTGTCTGCCAGGACATCCTCCTGCCAGGGCAAAGGCCAGTCCAGCCAGAACCATTCCGGCAAAATTCCATAAGGTCATGGAATGGGCAACAGGTTGATTGACAAATCCCGGGTTAAACTGTCCCAGGATCAAATTGGTGACAAAAGCGGTCACTACGAGGGCAACTACTCCTGAGAAAAGATAACCTTGCCTGAACAAGATCAAATCCCGGATGGCACCCATGGTGCAAAAGCGGCTTTTCTGGGCCAAAAAGCCGATCAAAAGTCCAACGCCAAGGGAAATGGCTAAAGGAGCGTGCATGGCTCCTGGTCCTTTTACACTGTAAAAAAGGACTCCGTTTTTGGATTGCCCCGGGATTTGGGGAAAGATAAGCATGAGCAGGAGAAAACCAAGCATGATCAGGGGCAGGATAAGTCCGACAGAAGTATAAGTTTTTTGTGCCCGTCCAAGATTGTAC
This is a stretch of genomic DNA from Desulfovulcanus ferrireducens. It encodes these proteins:
- the yedE gene encoding YedE family putative selenium transporter, translated to MKKLNNFLGSRSGIILVGSVIGILAPMLQKLGNPANMGVCVACFERDIAGSLGLHRAAVVQYMRPEIIGFVLGALIAALIFREFRPRAGSAPIVRFVLGAFAMIGALVFLGCPWRALLRLAGGDGNAIAGLIGLAFGIWIGTLFLKKGYNLGRAQKTYTSVGLILPLIMLGFLLLMLIFPQIPGQSKNGVLFYSVKGPGAMHAPLAISLGVGLLIGFLAQKSRFCTMGAIRDLILFRQGYLFSGVVALVVTAFVTNLILGQFNPGFVNQPVAHSMTLWNFAGMVLAGLAFALAGGCPGRQLFMAGEGDGDAAVFVLGMIVGAGFAHNFGLASSPKGIGPHGMAAVIIGLLVCLFIGFTMRKKA
- a CDS encoding sulfurtransferase TusA family protein, which produces MSERAKTIDARGLSCPQPVLLVMDAIKTTSSNELIVLVDTDTSRENVIRAAGSQGWQVKEIETENDEYKIILEK
- a CDS encoding DUF3343 domain-containing protein produces the protein MFFKFRKKPSSKKSGPKWDRGILVFNHTSEVIRAESTLKSSGWEIKVMGPPPEIRTGCDLVIEFPLIEELNILRSLRNASLTPKEVVPVNSPLLEPVDLFHVKDFGDWLMVRAANMKLTVDKKTLTIVNVSGGGCPDVPYLAKNLCGKKLQDAPHPRDIGHTLCGYALELAFKEMKRLCLG
- a CDS encoding NAD(P)H-hydrate dehydratase, with protein sequence MLGIVGTVPDQDFPLTIGKVTLKQGKIHIEDQEVEMSRGTPALLGAVCKTCQVLGLPEPLALLVGDIGLGHGSRKLYAYLENEVKNLGLSTVTFHYLQPDVDWHNRVLFALQEIDPRPTLIADAGFMYAAKMSGQAEEYDLFTPDIGELAFLADEEAPHPFYTRGFILHEDNQAMDLITRAYKHQNAARYLLVKGKQDHVAHQGKILASIEGPTEEAMEAIGGTGDTITGMVSALIHSGMDIERACVVAAKANRLAGHYAKPTPATQIEEIIQHIPRALESVDKPYSEDNSS
- a CDS encoding substrate-binding domain-containing protein, which translates into the protein MRTKTAIVFLTLLLTFAFSGLSHAQEKVLRMATTTSTDNTGLLDVLAPLFKKDTGIELQWVAVGTGKALELGKNCDVDVLLVHAPSAEKKYVKQGYGINRREIMYNDFVIIGPKQDPAGIKGLSVTQALVKLAEKKAPFVSRGDNSGTNKKEKKLWKAAGISNLDKESWYIQTGQGMLATINVAVEREGYTLTDRGTYIKYEANMKGNPSLVILVEGDKELLNQYSVLEVNPERCKKVKNDLAKTFSRWMASPRAQKAIGDFRLLGKQLFTPNAKTE